A window of Streptomyces broussonetiae genomic DNA:
GAGAAGGGCTTGGGCATGAAGGTCGCCTGGACGCCCTGTTCCAGCGCGACCTGCTTCATGACCAGGCGGAACGTCATGATGTTGTCGGCCGTGGAGAGCGCGTCGGCGTAGCGCAGGTCGATCTCCTGCTGGCCCGGCGCGCCCTCGTGGTGGGAGAACTCCACCGAGATGCCCATCGACTCCAGCATGGTGATCGCCTGGCGGCGGAAGTCCATGCCGACGTTGGTCGGGGTGTGGTCGAAGTAGCCCGAGTTGTCCGCCGGGGTGGGGCGGGTGCCGTCGAGCGGGCGGTCCTTGAGCAGGAAGAACTCGATCTCGGGGTGGGTGTAGAAGGTGAAGCCCAGGTCGGAGGTGCGGGCCAGGGCGCGCTTGAGGACGTAGCGCGGGTCGGCGAAGGAGGGGGAGCCGTCCGGCATGAGGATGTCGCAGAACATGCGGGCGGTGCCGGGGGTCTCCGCGCGCCACGGCAGGACCTGGAAGGTGGAGGGGTCCGGCTTGGCGATCATGTCGGACTCGTAGACCCGGGCGAAACCCTCGATGGCGGAGCCGTCGAAACCGATGCCCTCGTCGAAGGCCTGTTCCAGCTCGGCGGGGGCCACGGCGACGGACTTGAGGAAGCCCAGCACGTCCGTGAACCACAGGCGTACGAACCGGATGTCACGCTCCTCCAAGGTCCGGAGCACGAACTCCTGCTGCTTGTCCATCTTCCGCTTCCCCATCCTTGCTGGTCAGGCCGCCATTCCCACACGCGCACGGGAGACGGTCGGGCACCTGAGCATCACACCACAACAGCATTTCGAGCGCGTTGCGGACCTCGATCGCCGAAGCGTCCTCGGTCTGAACGGCTCTCGTACGGCAGGTGTACCGCTCTGCCGCCCATCTTGCCTGCTCGCACCGACATCCGTAATGGCCGATTCGGATCCCGGAGCGACCGACGCCACTCCAGTTAATTTGCATCTTAGATTCATACTTTCGCAGCGTGCCGTCGGTCAGTCGACTTCCGAGGAGATCCGATGCTGTCCGAGCAGGCCGCAGCCACCGTCCGCGCCACCCTTCCCGCCGTCGGCGCGGCCATCGGCGAGATCACCGAGCGCTTCTTCGCCCGGCTCTTCGCCGTCCACCCCGAACTGCTGCGGGACCTGTTCCACCGCGGCAACCAGGCCTCCGGCGCCCAGAAGCAGGCCCTCGCCGGCTCCATCGCCGCCTTCGCCGCGCACCTCGTCCAGCACCCGGAGCAGCGGCCCGACGCGATGCCGGGCCGTATCGCCCACAAGCACGCCTCCCTGGGGTGAGGCCCGAGCAGTACGACATCGTCCGCACGCACCTCTTCGCAGCCCTCGCCGAGGTCCTCGGCGAGGCCGTCACGCCCGAGGTCGCCGCCTGGGACGAGGTCTACCGGCTGGACGAGGTCTACCGGCTGATGGCCCACGCCCCGATCGCCGCCGAGAAGCGGCTGTACGAGGAGAGCGGCGGTCGTGGCCTGCGGGAGTGGGAGGTCCTCGAGCGGATCGGGGAGACCGCGGACGTCGTCAGCTTCCGGCTGCGGCCGGCCGACGGCGGCCCGGTGGCCGGGTTCCGTGCCGGACAGTACGCCTGCGTCCAGGTCGCGCCGCCCGACGGGGCCCGGCAGATACGCCAGTACAGCCTGTCCGGCGCCCCGTGCGGGACCGTGCGGCAGATCATCAGTGTCAAGCGCGTGCGGGGCGCGGTCGCGGCGCCCGACGGCGAGGTCTCGAACCACCTCCACGCGCGCGTGCGGGCCGGTGACGTCCTGCACCTGTCCGAGCCGTACGGCGACCTGGCCCTCGGCGGCACCGGCGAGCGGCCCCTGCTGCTCGCCTCCGCGGGCATCGGTGTGACCCCGATGCTCGCCGCGCTCGCCGCCGACGGTCACCGCGCCCCGGTCGCGGTCGTGCACGGCGACCGCTCCCCCGCCGACCACGCCCTGCGCACCGACCACGAGGCCTACGCGGCGAAGCTCCCGGACCGCCGCGGTGCACTTCTTCTACGAGCGGGGCGCGGGGCCGGGTACCCGCACCGGCCTGGTCGACCTCACCGGCATCGCGGTGGCGCCCGGCACGCGCGCGTACCTGTGCGGACCGCTCCCCTTCATGCGCACGGTCCGCACCCAGCTGATCGACAGGGGCGTGGCCGCGGCCGACATCCACTACGAGGTGTTCGGCCCGGACCTGTGGTGTGCACAGCAGGGCAGTTGACCGGATCAGCCCCGGTCGCGTCCCCCGGCCACCCGAGTCACCTTGTCCATGAGCGGCTGGAGCTTGTGGGACAGGGCCTGGAGGTCGGCGCCGCGGCCGTCCGACCACTGGCCGAGGCCGATCACCATCAACTCGGCGTGCCCGGCGAAGGACTGCACGATCGCGCTGTCCGGCGGCAGCGTCCTGAGCCCGGATCCGGCGGGCGGCGTCAGCACCGGCACTTCGTAGTCCGTGGGAGCCGAGGCCAGGTCGGTGATCAGGTGGACCACGTCGACCTGGTCCTTCATACCGAAGGCGACGATCGTGAACTGGTTGTTCGACGCGTCCTTGTACAGGGCCCCGATCACGCCCCGGCAGCCCTTGCTCCTGCCGATGAGCGAGGCCAGGTTCGGACCGATCCCGCTCGTACAGTTCGGGCCGCCCGACTGCCCGACCCTGGTGTAGCCGGCCACGTGTGCCGGGAACGCCTGGTCCGCGGTGAGCATCACCATCGGCGCCGTGGACGGCTCCGCCGAGCCCTGCGCCTGCCCGGACGCCGCCGGCCGCGCCGAAGGGGTGGTCGGCGCACGCCCTGCCGCCTCGGGCGCCGCCTGGTGGCGCGTCCCGTGCCCCGCGCTCAGCCAGACCGCTGCCCCGGCCAGCACGGCCACGGCACCGGCACCGGCGATCACCGTCATGCGTCCGCGGCGTCGCGGGCGCTCGGGGCCTGGCCTGCGCGCGGGGCCCGCCTTGCGCTCCGAGCCGGTCTCGCGCTCAGCCGCGCCCGGCTCGTGGGCCCCCCTGCCCCGCTCGAATTCTCTGACGAACTCGTTCC
This region includes:
- a CDS encoding glutamine synthetase family protein yields the protein MDKQQEFVLRTLEERDIRFVRLWFTDVLGFLKSVAVAPAELEQAFDEGIGFDGSAIEGFARVYESDMIAKPDPSTFQVLPWRAETPGTARMFCDILMPDGSPSFADPRYVLKRALARTSDLGFTFYTHPEIEFFLLKDRPLDGTRPTPADNSGYFDHTPTNVGMDFRRQAITMLESMGISVEFSHHEGAPGQQEIDLRYADALSTADNIMTFRLVMKQVALEQGVQATFMPKPFSEHPGSGMHTHLSLFEGDRNAFYESGAEYQLSKVGRSFIAGLLKHAAEISAVTNQWVNSYKRIWGGSERTAGAGGEAPSYICWGHNNRSALVRVPMYKPGKTGSARVEVRSLDSGANPYLAYALLLAAGLKGIEEGYELPPGAEDDVWALSDAERRAMGIEPLPQNLGEALTLMERSDLVAETLGEHVFDFFLRNKRAEWHEYRSEVTAFELRKNLPVL